One stretch of Armigeres subalbatus isolate Guangzhou_Male chromosome 2, GZ_Asu_2, whole genome shotgun sequence DNA includes these proteins:
- the LOC134214257 gene encoding mucin-2-like isoform X1: protein MMWKLLIVACLVEHGLGRPDVSHILKKEAQRQNSKTFNPLEYLSQQLGFGSEFGARIASRSSNFGGSRQTGSRSFRNAVKPSPFKKSVDFGYTYEKPSDPFDFPINPDANLIKPVSTQAPAYLPPVAQGPQIPADEALAVSGAPSVPSYPGIAPDVVTTERGSTSSPELLDIAGSPEGPQSSSTIRPEQPFSPSGPAQSAQNGYSSPGSTSGDMFTGYPQTSTLKPIPSSSAYPQGSSTSLENLPDGHITSTQIPISQETSSTSYPESQTTTENEFSGYPQGSSSSPFLPNEDSTSSGYPHTSSTFLPDQESSTGSTAGPTLSSTVYSQDSDNQPTTQFSGYSYGPSSTFSPSTSSTGLIGETTNSMTVQTTTEENFSGYTHGPVSSSTTENPEIVSPLTTESTQPSAPILPPNLNEVLGEPIDINELATTTQPTTTTQKTIDGAFIPPKPRPELVVPNFPSVPQTPEQTEQPVTPLEEVVTQSVVPGQVSSTSAPEYLPPDGDTSEKPLGEAAAVGGGFGESTTSGAYPQTSTFVNSDTTTLGYSSLSQETTTSGYPVSIQESTTVSSYPVYDRETTASPSYSSPSEGMSSSSGYLDRDTTTSSGYPEVDRQTSTTSVFQEGTTVENHVGTVEHEITTFGGYPGFQGFTTTAVPEINITAVSQTTVPAVDYQTGTPSSESLGAGYFPASGQPTTSSSVESDYVSTSTAAPEYLPPEDENSTSQYYPPAINATIESLPTPSVTDFQPDQPSILPDSLIVNLTTPPSPHEPYQPQAPVNVMDMITAINGLVPGSNTNNGYLPPYKTNSPDLRIVVGDSTPQPSDPNSSVPESEADGSELQPRVALVESTSEGYSYQVPNDRLPAPVVPSHTLDENGYHYKVPNVPFRT from the exons ATG ATGTGGAAACTCTTGATAGTGGCATGTCTGGTGGAACACGGCCTTGGGCGACCCGACGTTTCACATATATTGAAGAAGGAAGCTCAACGCCAGAACAGCAAGACCTTTAATCCGCTGGAATATCTCAGTCAACAGTTGGGATTTGGCAGTGAATTTGGTGCCAGAATTGCGA GTAGATCATCGAATTTTGGTGGAAGTAGACAAACGGGAAGCCGATCATTTAGAAATGCTGTGAAACCATCTCCGTTTAAAAAAAGTGTTGACTTTGGTTATACATATGAAAAACCTTCAGATCCGTTCGATTTTCCGATAAATCCAGATGCAAATCTTATCAAGCCAGTGTCTACTCAAGCTCCAGCATACCTACCACCTGTGGCACAGGGTCCTCAAATTCCAGCAGATGAGGCGTTGGCGGTTTCTGGAGCTCCAAGTGTACCATCATACCCAGGAATAGCACCTGATGTAGTAACCACAGAACGTGGGTCAACCAGTTCTCCGGAATTACTAGACATAGCAGGAAGTCCTGAGGGACCACAGAGCTCATCTACCATACGACCTGAGCAACCCTTTTCACCAAGTGGTCCGGCACAGTCCGCACAGAATGGTTATAGCTCGCCAGGATCCACATCCGGTGATATGTTCACCGGTTATCCTCAAACATCAACTTTAAAGCCAATTCCATCTTCGAGTGCTTATCCGCAAGGATCAAGTACGAGCTTAGAAAATCTGCCGGATGGTCACATAACATCAACGCAAATTCCTATATCACAAGAAACATCATCGACCAGCTATCCCGAATCTCAAACAACCACTGAGAATGAATTCTCCGGTTATCCTCAAGGTTCAAGTTCTTCCCCATTCCTGCCCAATGAAGATTCCACGTCATCTGGATACCCACATACAAGTTCAACATTTTTACCCGACCAAGAATCATCGACAGGATCTACAGCTGGGCCTACTCTATCTTCAACAGTTTACTCACAAGATTCTGATAATCAACCAACAACCCAGTTTAGCGGATATTCCTATGGTCCTAGCTCAACTTTCTCACCTAGCACTTCATCGACCGGGTTGATTGGAGAAACTACAAATTCGATGACAGTTCAAACAACTACAGAAGAAAACTTCAGTGGATACACACACGGTCCTGTTTCATCCTCTACAACTGAAAATCCTGAAATCGTATCCCCTCTTACAACCGAAAGTACACAACCCAGCGCACCAATTCTTCCACCCAACCTGAACGAAGTTCTTGGTGAGCCTATTGATATCAACGAACTCGCTACCACAACACAGCCTACAACCACCACTCAAAAAACAATTGATGGAGCTTTCATTCCACCGAAACCGCGTCCAGAATTGGTAGTTCCTAATTTCCCAAGTGTTCCACAAACTCCTGAGCAAACCGAACAACCCGTCACTCCACTGGAGGAAGTGGTGACACAGTCCGTTGTACCCGGACAAGTGTCATCTACGTCTGCTCCCGAATATCTGCCTCCAGATGGTGACACTTCTGAGAAACCATTGGGTGAAGCTGCTGCTGTAGGAGGCGGTTTCGGTGAATCTACAACTTCTGGCGCGTACCCTCAAACCTCCACATTTGTAAATAGTGACACCACTACTTTAGGGTACTCAAGTTTAAGTCAAGAAACCACAACCTCTGGTTATCCAGTGTCAATACAAGAATCAACAACCGTATCTAGTTACCCGGTATACGATCGCGAAACAACGGCTTCACCGAGTTATTCGAGTCCCAGTGAAGGAATGTCTTCCTCTTCGGGATATCTCGATCGTGACACTACAACTTCGTCTGGTTATCCTGAAGTAGATCGGCAAACTTCAACTACTTCAGTTTTCCAAGAAGGTACAACTGTAGAAAATCATGTTGGCACTGTTGAACATGAAATAACCACATTTGGTGGATATCCAGGTTTCCAAGGGTTCACTACTACTGCAGTTCCCGAAATCAATATCACTGCTGTTTCCCAAACGACTGTTCCTGCTGTCGACTATCAGACGGGTACTCCGTCCAGCGAATCGCTTGGTGCGGGATACTTCCCAGCTTCAGGACAGCCAACTACATCTTCTTCCGTAGAGTCCGATTACGTTTCCACGTCAACTGCTGCTCCCGAATATCTTCCACCAGAAGACGAAAATTCAACCAGCCAGTATTACCCACCGGCGATTAACGCTACAATTGAATCCCTTCCAACGCCAAGTGTTACAGATTTCCAACCCGATCAACCTTCTATCCTACCAGACAGTCTGATAGTTAATCTAACTACTCCGCCATCTCCACACGAACCTTATCAACCTCAAGCGCCAGTCAATGTCATGGATATGATAACTGCTATCAATGGTCTAGTTCCAGGCAGTAATACCAACAATGGATATCTGCCGCCATACAAAACGAACAGTCCGGATCTACGGATCGTGGTTGGTGACTCCACGCCACAACCTAGCGATCCTAACAGTTCCGTGCCAGAATCGGAAGCCGATGGATCCGAACTCCAACCAAGGGTAGCCCTGGTAGAATCCACTAGTGAGGGCTATAGCTACCAAGTACCGAACGACCGGTTGCCAGCTCCGGTGGTGCCGTCGCATACGCTCGATGAAAACGGTTACCACTACAAAGTCCCCAATGTTCCTTTTCGTACCTAG
- the LOC134214257 gene encoding mucin-2-like isoform X2, with product MWKLLIVACLVEHGLGRPDVSHILKKEAQRQNSKTFNPLEYLSQQLGFGSEFGARIASRSSNFGGSRQTGSRSFRNAVKPSPFKKSVDFGYTYEKPSDPFDFPINPDANLIKPVSTQAPAYLPPVAQGPQIPADEALAVSGAPSVPSYPGIAPDVVTTERGSTSSPELLDIAGSPEGPQSSSTIRPEQPFSPSGPAQSAQNGYSSPGSTSGDMFTGYPQTSTLKPIPSSSAYPQGSSTSLENLPDGHITSTQIPISQETSSTSYPESQTTTENEFSGYPQGSSSSPFLPNEDSTSSGYPHTSSTFLPDQESSTGSTAGPTLSSTVYSQDSDNQPTTQFSGYSYGPSSTFSPSTSSTGLIGETTNSMTVQTTTEENFSGYTHGPVSSSTTENPEIVSPLTTESTQPSAPILPPNLNEVLGEPIDINELATTTQPTTTTQKTIDGAFIPPKPRPELVVPNFPSVPQTPEQTEQPVTPLEEVVTQSVVPGQVSSTSAPEYLPPDGDTSEKPLGEAAAVGGGFGESTTSGAYPQTSTFVNSDTTTLGYSSLSQETTTSGYPVSIQESTTVSSYPVYDRETTASPSYSSPSEGMSSSSGYLDRDTTTSSGYPEVDRQTSTTSVFQEGTTVENHVGTVEHEITTFGGYPGFQGFTTTAVPEINITAVSQTTVPAVDYQTGTPSSESLGAGYFPASGQPTTSSSVESDYVSTSTAAPEYLPPEDENSTSQYYPPAINATIESLPTPSVTDFQPDQPSILPDSLIVNLTTPPSPHEPYQPQAPVNVMDMITAINGLVPGSNTNNGYLPPYKTNSPDLRIVVGDSTPQPSDPNSSVPESEADGSELQPRVALVESTSEGYSYQVPNDRLPAPVVPSHTLDENGYHYKVPNVPFRT from the exons ATGTGGAAACTCTTGATAGTGGCATGTCTGGTGGAACACGGCCTTGGGCGACCCGACGTTTCACATATATTGAAGAAGGAAGCTCAACGCCAGAACAGCAAGACCTTTAATCCGCTGGAATATCTCAGTCAACAGTTGGGATTTGGCAGTGAATTTGGTGCCAGAATTGCGA GTAGATCATCGAATTTTGGTGGAAGTAGACAAACGGGAAGCCGATCATTTAGAAATGCTGTGAAACCATCTCCGTTTAAAAAAAGTGTTGACTTTGGTTATACATATGAAAAACCTTCAGATCCGTTCGATTTTCCGATAAATCCAGATGCAAATCTTATCAAGCCAGTGTCTACTCAAGCTCCAGCATACCTACCACCTGTGGCACAGGGTCCTCAAATTCCAGCAGATGAGGCGTTGGCGGTTTCTGGAGCTCCAAGTGTACCATCATACCCAGGAATAGCACCTGATGTAGTAACCACAGAACGTGGGTCAACCAGTTCTCCGGAATTACTAGACATAGCAGGAAGTCCTGAGGGACCACAGAGCTCATCTACCATACGACCTGAGCAACCCTTTTCACCAAGTGGTCCGGCACAGTCCGCACAGAATGGTTATAGCTCGCCAGGATCCACATCCGGTGATATGTTCACCGGTTATCCTCAAACATCAACTTTAAAGCCAATTCCATCTTCGAGTGCTTATCCGCAAGGATCAAGTACGAGCTTAGAAAATCTGCCGGATGGTCACATAACATCAACGCAAATTCCTATATCACAAGAAACATCATCGACCAGCTATCCCGAATCTCAAACAACCACTGAGAATGAATTCTCCGGTTATCCTCAAGGTTCAAGTTCTTCCCCATTCCTGCCCAATGAAGATTCCACGTCATCTGGATACCCACATACAAGTTCAACATTTTTACCCGACCAAGAATCATCGACAGGATCTACAGCTGGGCCTACTCTATCTTCAACAGTTTACTCACAAGATTCTGATAATCAACCAACAACCCAGTTTAGCGGATATTCCTATGGTCCTAGCTCAACTTTCTCACCTAGCACTTCATCGACCGGGTTGATTGGAGAAACTACAAATTCGATGACAGTTCAAACAACTACAGAAGAAAACTTCAGTGGATACACACACGGTCCTGTTTCATCCTCTACAACTGAAAATCCTGAAATCGTATCCCCTCTTACAACCGAAAGTACACAACCCAGCGCACCAATTCTTCCACCCAACCTGAACGAAGTTCTTGGTGAGCCTATTGATATCAACGAACTCGCTACCACAACACAGCCTACAACCACCACTCAAAAAACAATTGATGGAGCTTTCATTCCACCGAAACCGCGTCCAGAATTGGTAGTTCCTAATTTCCCAAGTGTTCCACAAACTCCTGAGCAAACCGAACAACCCGTCACTCCACTGGAGGAAGTGGTGACACAGTCCGTTGTACCCGGACAAGTGTCATCTACGTCTGCTCCCGAATATCTGCCTCCAGATGGTGACACTTCTGAGAAACCATTGGGTGAAGCTGCTGCTGTAGGAGGCGGTTTCGGTGAATCTACAACTTCTGGCGCGTACCCTCAAACCTCCACATTTGTAAATAGTGACACCACTACTTTAGGGTACTCAAGTTTAAGTCAAGAAACCACAACCTCTGGTTATCCAGTGTCAATACAAGAATCAACAACCGTATCTAGTTACCCGGTATACGATCGCGAAACAACGGCTTCACCGAGTTATTCGAGTCCCAGTGAAGGAATGTCTTCCTCTTCGGGATATCTCGATCGTGACACTACAACTTCGTCTGGTTATCCTGAAGTAGATCGGCAAACTTCAACTACTTCAGTTTTCCAAGAAGGTACAACTGTAGAAAATCATGTTGGCACTGTTGAACATGAAATAACCACATTTGGTGGATATCCAGGTTTCCAAGGGTTCACTACTACTGCAGTTCCCGAAATCAATATCACTGCTGTTTCCCAAACGACTGTTCCTGCTGTCGACTATCAGACGGGTACTCCGTCCAGCGAATCGCTTGGTGCGGGATACTTCCCAGCTTCAGGACAGCCAACTACATCTTCTTCCGTAGAGTCCGATTACGTTTCCACGTCAACTGCTGCTCCCGAATATCTTCCACCAGAAGACGAAAATTCAACCAGCCAGTATTACCCACCGGCGATTAACGCTACAATTGAATCCCTTCCAACGCCAAGTGTTACAGATTTCCAACCCGATCAACCTTCTATCCTACCAGACAGTCTGATAGTTAATCTAACTACTCCGCCATCTCCACACGAACCTTATCAACCTCAAGCGCCAGTCAATGTCATGGATATGATAACTGCTATCAATGGTCTAGTTCCAGGCAGTAATACCAACAATGGATATCTGCCGCCATACAAAACGAACAGTCCGGATCTACGGATCGTGGTTGGTGACTCCACGCCACAACCTAGCGATCCTAACAGTTCCGTGCCAGAATCGGAAGCCGATGGATCCGAACTCCAACCAAGGGTAGCCCTGGTAGAATCCACTAGTGAGGGCTATAGCTACCAAGTACCGAACGACCGGTTGCCAGCTCCGGTGGTGCCGTCGCATACGCTCGATGAAAACGGTTACCACTACAAAGTCCCCAATGTTCCTTTTCGTACCTAG